From one Sylvia atricapilla isolate bSylAtr1 chromosome 17, bSylAtr1.pri, whole genome shotgun sequence genomic stretch:
- the BICDL1 gene encoding BICD family-like cargo adapter 1 yields the protein MFWGDFWPGPAAEGARPSRGSRGRQHPVSPAPPGAGGGSGSGSGGGHALPGPGAGGRGPGAAALPAQPPQPRAGRGGRSGAAAARRAMSAPCLRLPAAGSAPAEADSAGGMEPPGAAALELALEEELALLAAAGEPPEPPPAAAARDPELLSLIRQKEKDLVLAARLGKALLERNQDMSRQYERMHKELTDKLEHLEQEKHELRRRFENKEGEWEGRVSELESDVKQLQDELEKQQVHLREADREKTRAVQELSEQNQRLLDQLSRASEVERQLSLQVHTLREDFREKNSSSSQHIVRLESLQAEIKMLTDRKRELEHRLSAMMEENDLLQGTVEELQDRVLILERQSHDKDLQLHQSQLELQEVRLSYRQLQGKVEELSEEKSLQNLNTTSTSLLSEIEQSMEAEELEQEREQLRLQLWEAYCQVRYLCSHLRGNDSADSAVSTDSSMDESSETSSAKDVPAGSLRAALSELKRLIQNVLDGADSTSSRRSDDDTLEEQIRRTSEDSRALRELMEGERGKLRQSLEELQRLHSQVTLLSVEMTTLKEERDRLRGAAEDKEASERLLQAIRDRDEAIAKKNAVEVELTKCKIDMMSLNSQLLDAIQQKVNLSQQLEAWQDDMHRVIDQQLMDKHPKEWSQLAYSFSSGSGAKRSARPSPAFRPEQQGDEPVGAEGNRLFSFFKKN from the exons ATGTTTTGGGGAGATTTTTGGCCTGGGCCTGCGGCAGAAGGAGCGAGACCTTCCCGCGGCAGCCGGGGCCGGCAGCACCCGGTTTCCCCCGCGCCCCCCGGCgccggcggcggcagcggcagcggcagTGGCGGTGGCCATGCGCTGCCGGGGCCCGGCGCCGgggggcgggggccgggggcggcggcgctcCCCGCCCAGCCGCCGCAGCCgcgggccgggcgcggggggcgcagcggagcggcggcggcgcgcagGGCCATGTCGGCGCCGTGCCTGCGCCTGCCCGCCGCCGGGTCAGCACCGGCGGAGGCGGACAGCGCCGGCGGCATGGagccgcccggggccgccgccctggagctggccctggaggaggagctggcGCTGCTGGCCGCCGCCGGGGAgccgccggagccgccgcccgccgccgccgcccgcgaCCCCGAGCTGCTCTCGCTGATCCGGCAGAAGGAGAAGGACCTGGTGCTGGCGGCGCGGCTGGGCAAGGCGCTGCTGGAGCGCAACCAGGACATGAGCCGGCAGTACGAGAGGATGCACAAGGAGCTCACCGACAAGCTGGAG CACCTGGAACAAGAGAAACACGAATTGAGGAGGCGATTTGAGAACAAGGAGGGGGAGTGGGAAGGAAGGGTGTCTGAACTGGAGAGCGACgtgaagcagctgcaggatgagctggagaagcagcaggtcCACCTGCGCGAAGCCGACCGGGAGAAGACGCGCGCTGTCCAGGAACTCTCCGAGCAGAACCAAAGACTCCTGGACCAGCTCAGCAGG GCGTCGGAGGTGGAGcggcagctctccctgcaggtcCACACCCTCCGGGAGGACTTTCGGGAGAAGAATTCCTCCAGCAGCCAACACATCGTGCGGCTGGAGAGCCTCCAGGCTGAG ATCAAAATGCTGACAGACAGGAAGAGGGAGCTGGAACATCGCCTCAGTGCCATGATGGAGGAGAACGACCTGCTCCAGGGAACcgtggaggagctgcaggaccgAGTCCTCATCCTGGAGAGACAAAGCCATGACAAGGACCTGCAg CTGCACCAAAGCcagctggagctccaggaggtGAGGCTGTCCTACCGGCAGCTGCAGGGCAAGGTGGAGGAGCTCAGCGAGGAGAAAAGTCTCCAAAACCTCAACACAaccagcacatccctgctctcAGAGATAGAGCAGAGCATGGAGGCGGAGGAGCTGGAGCAAGAACGAGAACAG ctgaggctgcagctgtgggaggcaTACTGCCAGGTGCGGTACCTCTGCTCCCACCTGCGGGGCAACGACAGCGCCGACTCGGCCGTGTCCACAGACTCCTCCATGGACGAGTCCTCGGAAACATCATCCGCCAAAGACGTCCCGGCCGGGAGCCTGCGGGCGGCTCTCAGTGAGCTCAAGAGACTGATACAGAATGTGCTGGACGGGGCAGACTCCACG AGCTCCCGGCGAAGCGACGACGACACCTTAGAGGAGCAGATCAGGAGAACGAGTGAGGATTCGCGAGCCCTGAGGGAATTAATGGAGGGAGAacgggggaaactgaggcagagtTTGGAGGAGCTGCAGCGACTGCACAGCCAG GTGACGCTGCTGAGTGTGGAGATGACGACGCTGAAGGAGGAGCGGGACCGGCTGCGCGGCGCTGCCGAGGACAAGGAGGCGAGCGAACGGCTCCTGCAGGCCATCAGGGACCGCGACGAGGCCATCGCCAA gaagaACGCGGTGGAGGTGGAGCTCACCAAGTGCAAGATCGACATGATGTCCCTCAACAGCCAACTCCTGGACGCCATCCAGCAGAAAGTGAACCTCTCGCAGCAGCTGGAGGCCTGGCAG